Proteins co-encoded in one Flavobacterium fluviale genomic window:
- a CDS encoding RBBP9/YdeN family alpha/beta hydrolase, protein METQLLIIPGLGDSGEKHWQTFWHEKFANSIRVVQDNWDEPIREEWIARLNENILKLDKPTILVAHSLAVSLVLHWAEQYNNQNIIGAFLVAPADVDSPQHTPECIRNFSPIPLYKLPFPSVVVASENDPYASFERKKYFAEKWGSDFVNVGQQGHINSDSDLKYWEEGQLILQQLIKKTR, encoded by the coding sequence ATGGAGACACAACTATTAATTATTCCAGGTCTTGGCGATTCTGGAGAAAAACACTGGCAGACCTTTTGGCACGAAAAATTCGCAAACTCAATTCGTGTTGTACAAGACAATTGGGACGAACCGATTCGAGAAGAATGGATTGCGAGATTAAACGAGAACATCTTAAAACTTGATAAACCTACAATATTAGTTGCTCACAGTTTAGCGGTTTCACTGGTTTTGCATTGGGCAGAACAATACAACAACCAAAATATAATTGGTGCTTTTTTAGTCGCTCCTGCAGACGTAGATTCACCTCAACATACACCAGAATGTATAAGAAACTTTTCGCCAATTCCGCTCTACAAACTGCCTTTTCCCTCTGTAGTTGTGGCCAGCGAAAATGATCCTTACGCTTCTTTTGAAAGAAAAAAATACTTCGCCGAAAAATGGGGAAGCGATTTCGTAAACGTCGGTCAGCAAGGACACATCAATTCTGATTCTGATTTAAAATATTGGGAAGAAGGACAGCTGATTTTACAGCAATTAATTAAAAAAACGAGGTAA
- a CDS encoding alpha/beta hydrolase, which translates to MKKLIILLSFFLYGISLSAQNLEYETKSNIQYYNAATNKSDKYINERCVLDIYYPKNKTGFATIVWFHGGGLTGGNKEIPEALKNKGFAIIGVNYRLSPKVKAAKAIEDAAAAVAWTFNNISNYGGDKSQIFVSGHSAGGYLGMMIGLEKKWLQKENIDADKIAGLIPFSGQCITHFEIRRENGIPEKQPTIDAFAPLYHVRADAPPMLLITGDRELEMLGRYEENAYMARMMKLAGHKQTKLYELDGYNHGMTEPGFPLLVNEVNRIIKETKK; encoded by the coding sequence ATGAAAAAATTAATTATCCTTCTAAGTTTCTTTCTATACGGAATTTCATTGTCTGCGCAGAATCTAGAATACGAAACCAAAAGTAACATTCAATATTATAATGCTGCCACAAACAAATCTGATAAATATATTAATGAAAGATGTGTTCTAGATATTTATTACCCAAAGAATAAAACTGGATTTGCCACTATCGTATGGTTTCACGGCGGTGGATTGACAGGCGGAAACAAAGAAATTCCAGAAGCTCTAAAAAATAAAGGTTTTGCTATTATTGGTGTAAATTACAGATTATCGCCAAAAGTAAAAGCAGCAAAAGCTATTGAAGATGCGGCAGCGGCGGTTGCTTGGACTTTTAATAATATTTCAAATTACGGCGGTGACAAATCCCAGATTTTCGTTTCGGGACATTCAGCCGGAGGTTACTTAGGAATGATGATTGGTCTGGAAAAAAAATGGCTTCAAAAAGAAAATATAGATGCTGATAAAATCGCCGGACTTATTCCGTTCAGCGGACAATGTATTACTCATTTTGAAATTAGAAGAGAAAATGGAATTCCCGAAAAACAGCCAACTATTGACGCTTTTGCACCTTTATACCACGTTCGTGCCGATGCTCCGCCAATGCTGCTAATTACTGGAGATCGCGAACTTGAAATGCTGGGACGCTATGAAGAGAATGCTTATATGGCAAGAATGATGAAACTGGCTGGACACAAACAAACAAAACTTTACGAACTTGACGGTTATAATCACGGAATGACTGAACCTGGTTTTCCGCTTTTAGTTAATGAAGTAAACCGTATTATAAAAGAAACTAAAAAATAA
- a CDS encoding PUR family DNA/RNA-binding protein yields the protein MRENDMLEKEEIFSKVLRAGRRTYFFDVRATKADDYYITITESKKFTEEDGSFHFKKHKIYLYKEDFSAFAEILEEMTSYVLNHKGEEVISERHQKDFKKEYSSEKSESQRSSFTDIDFDDI from the coding sequence ATGAGAGAAAATGACATGTTAGAAAAAGAAGAGATTTTTTCTAAAGTATTACGAGCAGGAAGAAGAACTTATTTCTTTGATGTGAGAGCTACCAAAGCTGATGATTACTATATCACTATTACCGAAAGCAAAAAATTTACTGAGGAAGATGGTTCATTTCATTTCAAGAAACACAAAATCTATTTATACAAAGAAGATTTTAGTGCTTTTGCCGAAATACTAGAAGAAATGACATCTTATGTTTTGAACCACAAAGGCGAAGAAGTAATTTCTGAAAGACACCAAAAAGATTTTAAGAAAGAATACAGTTCTGAAAAATCTGAAAGCCAAAGATCTAGCTTTACAGATATTGATTTTGACGATATTTAA
- a CDS encoding ABC transporter ATP-binding protein: protein MKELSYLNKYFIKYKYSFSLGILITIIAQIFSLFTPKLISKSLNAIENFDKLSPTDQKSEVVIAAFRQDLIHNVLLIIATTIVAGFLTFLMRQTLIVMSRHIEFDLKNEVFRQYENLSQTFYKQNRTGDLMNRISEDVSKVRMYVGPAVMYTINTFIRFAIVILYMYNVSPLLTLYTILPLPILSYCIFKLSSEINKRSTTFQQYLSKVSSFTQEIFSGIRVIKAYSLENQHQNNMVDLAEESKRKSLSLARVQSLFGPLMIALIGISNLVVIYFGGVMYINGTIPNIGTIAEFILYVNMLTWPVASLGWVSSMVQEAEASQKRLNEFLKIEPEIKNNNENSSDIQGTITFDNVSFTYQDTNIEALKNVSFTVKKGETLAILGKTGSGKSTILSLISRLYDVTEGELRIDANEISTLNLNDLRNNIGIVPQDAFLFSDTIKNNIKFGNQNATDEEVFQAAKNAVVHDNIIAFNKQYDTILGERGITLSGGQKQRVSIARAIIKNPAILLFDDCLSAVDTETEEMILNNLFEISKDKTTIIVSHRVSSAKNADKIIILEDGRIIQQGSHNQLINQEGYYASLYLKQLSEKELL, encoded by the coding sequence ATGAAAGAATTAAGCTATTTAAACAAATATTTCATTAAGTATAAATACAGTTTTTCGCTGGGCATTTTAATAACCATAATCGCACAAATATTTTCATTATTTACTCCAAAATTAATCAGTAAGTCTTTAAACGCTATTGAGAATTTTGATAAATTATCTCCGACTGACCAAAAATCAGAAGTCGTAATTGCAGCTTTCAGACAAGATCTGATTCATAACGTATTGCTAATCATAGCCACTACGATCGTAGCTGGATTTTTAACTTTTTTAATGCGCCAGACTTTAATCGTTATGTCGCGTCATATTGAGTTTGATTTAAAAAATGAAGTTTTTAGACAATACGAAAATCTTTCTCAGACTTTTTACAAGCAAAACAGAACAGGAGATTTAATGAACCGAATAAGCGAAGACGTTTCTAAAGTTCGTATGTATGTCGGACCTGCAGTTATGTATACTATTAATACATTTATTCGTTTCGCGATTGTTATACTATATATGTATAATGTTTCGCCGCTTCTTACCTTATATACTATATTACCGCTTCCTATACTTTCGTATTGTATTTTTAAATTAAGTTCAGAAATCAATAAGCGAAGCACTACTTTTCAGCAATACTTATCAAAAGTTTCGAGTTTTACTCAGGAAATATTTTCTGGAATTCGTGTCATCAAAGCTTATTCTCTAGAAAATCAGCATCAAAATAATATGGTAGACCTTGCCGAAGAAAGCAAACGCAAAAGTTTAAGCTTAGCCAGAGTGCAGTCTTTATTTGGTCCCTTAATGATCGCCCTAATCGGAATCAGTAATTTGGTTGTAATCTATTTTGGAGGCGTAATGTACATCAACGGAACCATTCCGAATATTGGAACTATTGCAGAATTTATTTTATATGTAAATATGCTGACTTGGCCTGTTGCTTCTTTAGGATGGGTTTCGTCAATGGTGCAGGAAGCAGAAGCTTCTCAAAAACGTCTAAATGAATTTTTGAAAATCGAACCCGAAATAAAAAACAACAATGAAAATTCTTCAGATATTCAAGGAACAATAACTTTCGACAATGTTTCTTTCACTTATCAAGACACGAATATTGAAGCCTTAAAAAATGTTTCATTTACAGTAAAAAAAGGAGAAACGCTGGCCATTTTAGGAAAAACAGGTTCTGGAAAATCGACCATTCTTTCCTTAATTTCAAGATTGTATGATGTAACAGAAGGTGAACTTAGGATTGATGCAAACGAAATCAGCACTTTAAATTTAAATGATTTAAGAAATAATATCGGAATTGTGCCTCAGGATGCTTTTCTGTTTTCGGATACTATTAAAAATAATATCAAATTCGGAAATCAAAATGCTACTGACGAAGAAGTATTCCAAGCTGCTAAAAATGCTGTTGTTCATGATAATATTATTGCATTTAACAAACAGTATGACACTATTTTAGGAGAAAGAGGAATTACGCTTTCGGGCGGACAAAAACAGCGTGTTTCGATTGCAAGAGCGATAATTAAGAACCCTGCTATTTTACTTTTCGACGATTGTTTGTCTGCCGTTGATACCGAAACAGAAGAAATGATTTTGAATAATTTGTTTGAAATTTCTAAAGATAAAACAACCATAATTGTAAGCCATCGTGTATCATCTGCAAAGAATGCAGACAAAATTATTATACTAGAAGATGGCCGCATCATTCAACAAGGTTCTCATAATCAATTAATAAATCAGGAAGGATATTACGCATCGTTATATTTAAAACAACTTTCGGAAAAAGAATTACTTTAA